ATGAACTTGATGCGCATCATGTGAATTTTTTTCATATCGATTGCAATGATAATCCAGCGGTTTTTGATGATATAAAAAAAATAAGAACACTTAGCAAAACGCCTATCGACCTGCATCTCATCACACAGCAACCGGAAAAATATTTTTCACTGATCGAAGAAAACAATATTGAGAATGTAACTTTCCAGTTTGAAAAATTAAAAAACGGTTTTCATCTTCCTAAAAATTTAAAATCGAATTTTGGGTTATCAATAGTTTCTGAAACCGATATTGAGATTTTTGAGAAATTTAAAAATCAATTTTCTTTCATCCTATTCATGGCCACTACTCCCGGGCAAAGCGGAGGAAAATTCAACAAACAGAATTTCAAAAAAATCAATGAATTCCGGAATAAATATCCCGGCAAAAAAATTCATGTCGATGGCGGTATCAATGAAGAACTTTCTTTTATTTTAAGAAACATGGGGGTGAATGTTGTTGTAATCGGCAGCTATCTTTTTAAAAGTGAATTCATCGGCTCTGCACTGCTTCAGTTGAAAAGCGACGATATTGAAGGGCATTATTGCGTAAAAGATTTTATGCTCGATATAGATGAAACTCCAAAATTGATTTCAGGGAAAATTTCATTCTACGATGTTTTGAAATCGATTGATGATTATAAAATGGGATTCACCGTAATCACCAATGGTGAAGGTATTCTTCAAGGTATCATCACCAATGCAGATATCCGGAAAAGTTTATTAAGAAATTACAAAAACATTTTAAATGCATCAGTTGATGATATGCTTAACCGCGATCCTGCTTATGTTTACGACTACGAAACTGTAACGGATATTTTGAACTATATCAAGACCCTTGATTTTCCTATACTTTTCATGCCCGTTGTTGACAAAGAAAAGAAATTGGTCGGGGCAATTAAATTTAACAATCTTATCAAAGGCGAATCATGATCATTCATTTAAAGAAAAATATAAGTAAAACTTTAGCGAAAGAAATCGCCACACGATTTGAAGCGGTTGAACTTATAACCGAAAACGGGATT
This genomic interval from Bacteroidales bacterium contains the following:
- a CDS encoding CBS domain-containing protein, whose product is MKISASIYSNKDKELDTLINELDAHHVNFFHIDCNDNPAVFDDIKKIRTLSKTPIDLHLITQQPEKYFSLIEENNIENVTFQFEKLKNGFHLPKNLKSNFGLSIVSETDIEIFEKFKNQFSFILFMATTPGQSGGKFNKQNFKKINEFRNKYPGKKIHVDGGINEELSFILRNMGVNVVVIGSYLFKSEFIGSALLQLKSDDIEGHYCVKDFMLDIDETPKLISGKISFYDVLKSIDDYKMGFTVITNGEGILQGIITNADIRKSLLRNYKNILNASVDDMLNRDPAYVYDYETVTDILNYIKTLDFPILFMPVVDKEKKLVGAIKFNNLIKGES